The Amycolatopsis sp. 195334CR genome window below encodes:
- a CDS encoding FAD-dependent oxidoreductase, whose translation MNELSTEILVVGGGLGGVAAALAAARAGHRVVLTEETTWIGGQLTAQAVPPDENPWIERFGSTATYRRLREGIRDYYRRHYPLRAEARGLTDLNPGAGRVSKLCAEPRVALAVLEAMLAPEISAGRITLLTGHRPVSAETSGDQVESVRLTDEGGNLIDVQAQYVLDATENGDLLPLAGVEFAVGAEARSEYDEPNAPDSADPGNLQGITYCFAMSHHSGQNHVIDRPEMYDFWRSYQPDFWPGPLLGFLAPDPRTLEPVPRTFVPNPDNDPLAISADQSADAGDKELWGFRRILARGMHTPGSFDSDITLVNWPLNDYWLRPALEIDGIADAETVKKAHHEAKQLSLSVLYWLQTEVGFPGLKLRHDVTGTADGLAKSAYVRESRRIKAVTTVTEHHVSLDLLGPHGRAHHADSVGIGSYRIDLHPSTSGDNYVDVASVPFEIPLGALLPRRVENLLPAAKNLGTTHITNGCYRLHPVEWNVGEVAGHLAGFALRRGVAPRKVQADESLFGEFAQLLDRAGVERRWPDVRGY comes from the coding sequence ATGAACGAACTGTCCACCGAAATCCTCGTCGTCGGTGGTGGCCTCGGCGGGGTCGCCGCCGCGCTGGCCGCCGCGCGTGCCGGGCACCGCGTGGTGCTCACCGAGGAGACCACGTGGATCGGCGGCCAGCTGACCGCGCAGGCCGTGCCGCCGGACGAGAACCCCTGGATCGAGCGCTTCGGGTCCACCGCCACCTACCGTCGGCTGCGCGAGGGCATCCGCGACTACTACCGCCGCCACTACCCGCTGCGTGCCGAGGCCCGCGGCCTGACCGACCTGAACCCCGGTGCCGGCCGGGTGAGCAAGCTCTGCGCCGAGCCCAGGGTCGCGCTGGCCGTGCTGGAAGCCATGCTGGCGCCGGAGATCAGCGCCGGCCGGATCACCCTGCTGACCGGGCACCGGCCGGTTTCCGCCGAAACCTCCGGGGACCAGGTCGAATCCGTGCGGCTGACCGACGAGGGCGGCAACCTGATCGACGTCCAGGCCCAGTACGTGCTCGACGCCACCGAGAACGGCGACCTCCTTCCGCTGGCGGGCGTCGAATTCGCCGTCGGTGCCGAGGCGCGGTCCGAGTACGACGAGCCGAACGCCCCGGACTCCGCCGATCCCGGCAACCTCCAGGGCATCACCTACTGCTTCGCCATGTCCCACCACAGTGGACAGAACCACGTGATCGACCGCCCGGAGATGTACGACTTCTGGCGCTCGTACCAGCCGGACTTCTGGCCCGGCCCGCTGCTCGGCTTCCTCGCACCCGACCCGCGCACGCTGGAACCGGTGCCCCGGACCTTCGTGCCCAACCCGGACAACGACCCGCTCGCGATCAGCGCCGACCAGAGCGCCGACGCCGGCGACAAGGAGCTGTGGGGCTTCCGGCGGATCCTGGCCAGGGGCATGCACACCCCCGGCTCGTTCGACTCCGACATCACCCTGGTCAACTGGCCGCTCAACGACTACTGGCTGCGGCCCGCACTGGAGATCGACGGGATCGCCGACGCCGAAACGGTGAAGAAAGCGCACCACGAAGCCAAACAGCTGAGCCTGTCGGTGCTCTACTGGCTCCAGACCGAGGTCGGCTTCCCCGGCCTGAAGCTGCGCCACGACGTCACCGGCACCGCCGACGGACTGGCGAAATCCGCCTACGTCCGGGAGTCCCGGCGCATCAAGGCGGTCACCACCGTGACCGAGCACCACGTCTCGCTCGACCTGCTCGGCCCGCACGGCCGCGCGCACCACGCCGATTCGGTCGGCATCGGCAGCTACCGGATCGACCTGCACCCGTCCACCTCGGGCGACAACTACGTGGACGTGGCGAGCGTGCCGTTCGAGATCCCGCTCGGCGCGCTGCTGCCGCGGCGGGTGGAGAACCTGTTGCCCGCGGCCAAGAACCTCGGCACCACGCACATCACCAACGGCTGCTACCGGCTGCACCCGGTGGAGTGGAACGTCGGCGAGGTGGCCGGTCACCTGGCCGGGTTCGCCCTGCGCCGCGGGGTCGCGCCGCGCAAGGTGCAGGCCGACGAATCGCTCTTCGGCGAGTTCGCCCAGCTGCTCGACCGGGCCGGGGTGGAACGCCGCTGGCCCGACGTCCGCGGTTACTGA
- a CDS encoding LacI family DNA-binding transcriptional regulator: MTTRRALPRQADIAREAGVSQATVSVVLSGNRARVRMAETTRLRVLEAAEKLGYVPDPVATRLASSRNHMLGLYTFKTTFPTDVADSYYPILVGVEEEAAALGQDLILFTGRGGADRRAHDAAAIRRTRVADGCLFFGRHVPDEAIGSLLESGFPFVYIGRRAELDGRIPFVGADYVSATKAVVEQLVHNGHRRICYLREQDDAPSSTDRERGFREATAGLPATVHRLDGGLDLDAWLRDGITAVVVEETDTSTAYTAIIKALEARGLTCPRDLSLAVLGRPPVDTDVTGFSVPRREMGRQAVRLLVRLITREIGQDSPAARHLLPCEPVDGTTVAPVY, from the coding sequence ATGACCACCCGCCGCGCCCTGCCCCGCCAGGCGGACATCGCCCGTGAGGCCGGCGTCTCGCAGGCGACCGTCTCGGTGGTGCTCAGCGGCAACCGCGCCCGCGTCCGGATGGCCGAGACCACCCGCCTCCGGGTGCTCGAAGCCGCCGAGAAGCTCGGTTACGTCCCCGACCCGGTCGCCACGCGACTGGCGTCCTCGCGCAACCACATGCTCGGCCTGTACACCTTCAAGACCACCTTCCCGACCGACGTGGCCGACTCGTACTACCCGATCCTGGTCGGCGTCGAGGAGGAAGCGGCCGCGCTCGGGCAGGACCTGATCCTGTTCACCGGCCGCGGTGGCGCCGACCGGCGGGCCCACGACGCGGCGGCCATCCGGCGCACCCGCGTCGCCGACGGCTGCCTCTTCTTCGGCAGGCACGTGCCGGACGAAGCCATCGGCAGCCTCCTCGAATCCGGCTTCCCGTTCGTCTACATAGGACGCAGAGCCGAACTGGACGGCCGGATCCCGTTCGTCGGCGCGGACTACGTCTCGGCCACGAAAGCCGTGGTCGAGCAACTGGTCCACAACGGACACCGCAGGATCTGCTACCTCCGCGAACAGGATGACGCGCCCTCGTCCACCGACCGCGAGCGCGGCTTCCGCGAAGCCACCGCCGGACTGCCCGCCACCGTGCACCGCCTCGACGGCGGCCTCGATCTCGACGCCTGGCTCCGGGACGGCATCACCGCAGTGGTCGTCGAGGAAACAGACACCTCGACCGCCTACACCGCGATCATCAAAGCGCTCGAAGCCCGCGGCCTCACCTGCCCGCGCGACCTCTCCCTGGCCGTGCTCGGCCGCCCGCCGGTCGACACCGACGTCACCGGCTTCTCCGTACCCCGCCGCGAAATGGGCAGGCAGGCCGTGCGCCTGCTGGTCCGCCTGATCACCCGGGAGATCGGCCAGGACTCCCCGGCCGCGCGGCACCTCCTGCCCTGTGAACCGGTCGACGGCACCACCGTCGCCCCCGTGTACTGA
- a CDS encoding succinate dehydrogenase iron-sulfur subunit has translation MTAVAEQAHDTSQIPAPEGSLTVTVKILRFNPELDSEPHWESYDVPALPTDRVLNLLMSIKNYVDGTLSFRRSCAHGICGSDAMQINGINRLACKVLVKDLLAKKGKPTTISIAPIKGLKTEKDLYVDMEPFFEAFRAVKPYLISYGNEPTRERVQSIADRERFDDTTKCILCACCTSSCPVYWSDGSYFGPAAIVNAHRFIFDSRDEGAEERLDILNDAEGVWRCRTTFNCTDACPRGIQVTKAIQEVKRALLFKRV, from the coding sequence ATGACCGCGGTAGCCGAACAGGCGCACGACACCTCGCAGATCCCCGCCCCGGAGGGCTCGCTCACCGTCACGGTGAAGATCCTGCGGTTCAACCCGGAGTTGGACTCCGAGCCGCACTGGGAGTCCTACGACGTGCCGGCGCTGCCGACCGACCGAGTGCTCAACCTGCTGATGAGCATCAAGAACTACGTGGACGGCACGCTGTCGTTCCGCAGGTCCTGCGCGCACGGCATCTGCGGGTCCGACGCCATGCAGATCAACGGGATCAACCGGCTGGCCTGCAAGGTGCTGGTGAAGGACCTGCTGGCGAAGAAGGGCAAGCCGACCACCATCTCGATCGCGCCGATCAAGGGTCTGAAGACGGAGAAGGACCTCTACGTCGACATGGAGCCCTTCTTCGAGGCGTTCCGCGCGGTGAAGCCGTACCTCATCTCGTACGGCAACGAGCCGACGCGCGAGCGGGTCCAGTCCATCGCGGACCGGGAGCGCTTCGACGACACCACGAAGTGCATCCTGTGCGCGTGCTGCACCTCGTCGTGCCCGGTCTACTGGAGCGATGGCTCCTACTTCGGCCCGGCGGCGATCGTCAACGCCCACCGGTTCATCTTCGACTCCCGTGACGAAGGCGCCGAAGAACGCCTCGACATCCTGAACGATGCCGAAGGCGTGTGGCGGTGCCGCACCACCTTCAACTGCACCGATGCCTGCCCGCGCGGCATCCAGGTCACCAAGGCGATCCAGGAAGTCAAACGCGCCCTCCTGTTCAAGCGCGTCTGA
- the sdhA gene encoding succinate dehydrogenase flavoprotein subunit — protein MQFHKYDVVIVGAGGAGMRAAIEAGQRTRTAVLTKLYPTRSHTGAAQGGMCAALANVEEDNWEWHTFDTVKGGDYLTDQDAAEIMAKEAIDAVLDLEKMGLPFNRTPEGKIDQRRFGGHTRDHGKAAVRRACYAADRTGHMILQTLYQNCVKHGIEFYNEFYVLDIAMTDTPDGPKASGAIAYELATGEIHVFQAKSIVFATGGFGKVFKTTSNAHTLTGDGMGIYFRKGLPLEDIEFYQFHPTGLAGLGILLTEGARGEGAILRNESGERFMERYAPTIKDLAPRDIVARSMVLEVLEGRGAGPNKDYVLLDCTHLGAEVLETKLPDITEFARTYLGVDPVEEPVPVYPTAHYAMGGIPTNVHGEALRDNNNVIPGLYAAGEVACVSVHGANRLGTNSLLDINVFGRRAGIAAAEYAAGHDFVELPDNPAHLVEGMVEHLRTAHGGERVADIRTELQQTMDSNAAVYRTEDTLKQALTDVQALKERYGRIAVQDKGKRFNTDLLEAIELGFLLDLAEALVVAALARKESRGGHAREDYPNRDDVNFMRHSMSYKQMPEEEDPDAPLGLTGFLADIRLDYKPVTFTRYEPMERKY, from the coding sequence ATGCAGTTCCACAAGTACGACGTGGTGATCGTCGGGGCGGGCGGCGCCGGCATGCGCGCCGCCATCGAGGCAGGCCAGCGCACCCGCACCGCGGTGCTGACCAAGCTGTACCCGACGCGGTCGCACACCGGTGCCGCCCAGGGCGGGATGTGCGCGGCACTGGCCAACGTCGAAGAGGACAACTGGGAGTGGCACACCTTCGACACGGTCAAGGGTGGTGACTACCTCACCGACCAGGACGCCGCCGAGATCATGGCCAAGGAGGCCATCGACGCGGTGCTCGACCTGGAGAAGATGGGGCTCCCGTTCAACCGGACCCCCGAGGGCAAGATCGACCAGCGCCGGTTCGGCGGGCACACCCGCGACCACGGCAAGGCCGCGGTGCGCCGCGCCTGCTACGCCGCGGACCGCACCGGCCACATGATCCTGCAGACGCTGTACCAGAACTGCGTCAAGCACGGCATCGAGTTCTACAACGAGTTCTACGTGCTCGACATCGCGATGACCGACACCCCGGACGGCCCGAAGGCCTCCGGCGCGATCGCCTACGAGCTGGCCACCGGCGAGATCCACGTCTTCCAGGCCAAGTCCATCGTGTTCGCCACCGGCGGCTTCGGCAAGGTCTTCAAGACCACCTCGAACGCGCACACGCTGACCGGCGACGGCATGGGCATCTACTTCCGCAAGGGCCTGCCGCTGGAGGACATCGAGTTCTACCAGTTCCACCCGACCGGCCTGGCCGGGCTGGGCATCCTGCTCACCGAGGGCGCCCGCGGCGAGGGCGCGATCCTGCGCAACGAGTCGGGCGAGCGGTTCATGGAGCGGTACGCGCCGACGATCAAGGACCTGGCGCCCCGTGACATCGTCGCCCGGTCGATGGTGCTCGAGGTGCTCGAAGGCCGCGGCGCCGGGCCGAACAAGGACTACGTGCTGCTGGACTGCACCCACCTCGGGGCCGAGGTGCTGGAGACCAAGCTGCCGGACATCACCGAGTTCGCCCGCACCTACCTGGGCGTGGACCCGGTCGAGGAGCCGGTGCCGGTGTACCCGACCGCGCACTACGCGATGGGCGGCATCCCGACCAACGTCCACGGCGAGGCGTTGCGGGACAACAACAACGTCATCCCCGGCCTGTACGCCGCCGGTGAGGTGGCCTGCGTGTCGGTGCACGGCGCGAACCGCCTGGGCACCAACTCGCTGCTGGACATCAACGTGTTCGGCCGCCGCGCCGGCATCGCCGCCGCGGAGTACGCCGCCGGCCACGACTTCGTCGAGCTGCCGGACAACCCGGCGCACCTGGTCGAGGGCATGGTCGAGCACCTGCGCACCGCGCACGGCGGGGAGCGGGTCGCCGACATCCGGACCGAGCTGCAGCAGACGATGGACTCGAACGCGGCGGTCTACCGCACCGAGGACACGCTGAAGCAGGCGCTGACCGACGTGCAGGCGCTCAAGGAGCGCTACGGCCGGATCGCGGTGCAGGACAAGGGCAAGCGGTTCAACACCGACCTGCTCGAGGCGATCGAGCTGGGCTTCCTGCTCGACCTCGCCGAGGCGCTGGTGGTGGCCGCGCTGGCGCGCAAGGAGTCCCGCGGCGGGCACGCGCGCGAGGACTACCCGAACCGCGACGACGTGAACTTCATGCGGCACTCGATGTCGTACAAGCAGATGCCGGAGGAAGAGGACCCGGACGCCCCGCTCGGGCTGACCGGTTTCCTCGCGGACATCCGGCTGGACTACAAGCCGGTGACCTTCACCCGGTACGAGCCGATGGAGCGGAAGTACTGA
- a CDS encoding succinate dehydrogenase hydrophobic membrane anchor subunit, whose amino-acid sequence MSAALPLDKPRSPRRPAARRSNFELYSWLFMRISGVALMVLVLGHLFIMNILDGGVHRINWGFVAGRWASPFWQFWDLSMLWLAQLHGGNGVRTIIDDYARKDSTRFWLKIVLYVSMVLILAVGTMVIFTFDPDMPAS is encoded by the coding sequence ATGAGCGCAGCGCTCCCACTCGACAAGCCGCGCAGCCCGCGGCGCCCGGCCGCCCGGCGCAGCAACTTCGAGCTGTACAGCTGGCTGTTCATGCGCATCTCCGGCGTCGCGCTGATGGTGCTGGTGCTCGGCCACCTGTTCATCATGAACATCCTCGACGGCGGCGTGCACCGGATCAACTGGGGCTTCGTGGCCGGCCGCTGGGCCTCGCCGTTCTGGCAGTTCTGGGACCTGTCCATGCTGTGGCTGGCCCAGCTGCACGGCGGCAACGGCGTGCGCACGATCATCGACGACTACGCGCGCAAGGACAGCACGCGGTTCTGGCTGAAGATCGTGCTCTACGTCTCGATGGTGCTGATCCTCGCCGTGGGCACCATGGTGATCTTCACCTTCGACCCGGACATGCCGGCCAGCTAA
- the sdhC gene encoding succinate dehydrogenase, cytochrome b556 subunit produces MSTTAGAASEAAQSDRAGASRRNGTFYRGDPGMWSWVLHRITGVLTFFFLFVHVLDTALVRVSPNAYDEVIETYKTPIVNLIEVGLVGAVLFHALNGLRVILVDFWSKGPRYQKQMLWSLVGLWVLVMVPGTYFMLERTVSTMFGGGH; encoded by the coding sequence ATGTCCACCACTGCTGGCGCCGCGAGCGAAGCGGCGCAAAGCGATCGGGCGGGTGCCTCGCGCCGGAACGGGACGTTCTACCGCGGTGACCCCGGCATGTGGTCCTGGGTCCTGCACCGGATCACCGGCGTGCTCACGTTCTTCTTCCTCTTTGTCCACGTGCTCGACACCGCGCTCGTCCGCGTCTCCCCGAACGCCTACGACGAGGTCATCGAGACCTACAAGACCCCGATCGTCAACCTGATCGAGGTCGGCCTGGTCGGCGCCGTGCTGTTCCACGCGCTCAACGGGCTGCGGGTGATCCTGGTCGACTTCTGGTCGAAGGGCCCGCGCTACCAGAAGCAGATGCTCTGGAGCCTGGTCGGGCTGTGGGTGCTGGTGATGGTCCCCGGCACCTACTTCATGCTGGAGCGGACCGTCAGCACGATGTTCGGAGGCGGTCACTGA
- a CDS encoding glycoside hydrolase family 95-like protein, with amino-acid sequence MAHRGEFSRRRLHGLAGGVVAGAVLGAPPATAAEEAVPEPSGWLRDRMRTDGEWARFLAGQDLVWRRVPRTWYEGPFLGNGFLGVQVYREPGANALRFTVDHSEVQDHRPKFGNEWGVARLPVGRVRLTPVGEITGVDLRLVLWNAELRGTVFTTSGELAIRSFVQAERELFHLEVSADGGEREFELEFTPLPAVSPRTVREDPPANFTPNPPPVTTTEGELTVVVQPMVAGGQTATAYRVRRSPGGADLLLSTTHSFPAADAEQRVRAIAAGAADERAHRDWWHTFYRRSFLSIPDGLLQSFYWIQLYKLASAARAAAPVMATTGPWIEPTPWPSVWWNLNAQLEYWPVYGSNHLELDPIPRTIQENQQVLVDGLRPEYRHDSMGLRRSTDARFADAGYVGVPNPNSDAEIGDLPWLLHNVWLTYRHTMDTSVLREVLFPVLTKAVNYYLHFLYLGPDGRMHLPPTFSPEYGRAPDCNYDLALIRWSCATLLETAKILGVSSPLEPKWREVLDKLVDYPTDANGFMVGAGVPFAKSHRHYSHMLAVYPLYLVNAEGDRELIERSLEHWISFEGALRGYSFTGAAAISAQLNRGDDALAHLREFVARFAQPNTNYYEAGPVIETPLSGAQSLHDMLCQSWGGVIRIFPAVPGAWADVTLHNFLAEGAFEVSAVRKAGTTRFVRVRSLAGQPLKLKPGIDGPLTVAGSGGRVKWTELPGGLLEIDLPKHAEVLVHRKGPRPDLVIEPVRTTVPAPPWGLPELPPGGASVPVDLTAFLGNDAITSEFYLGDGDFDGAGNTYPAAQLPQTGKVVDDGIEFTFVNGHEGTPNNVVPGGGPIALPSGAFRALHLLGASDNGNTNTKMTITYTDGSTAELPLRLTDWRNSAAFGESEAITTSQLHAKDGPKPVKLAIFHQTIELDPARSPKALTLPAATRPRPHLFAITLEK; translated from the coding sequence ATGGCTCATCGTGGCGAGTTCTCCCGGCGACGGCTGCACGGACTGGCCGGTGGGGTGGTGGCCGGAGCGGTACTGGGCGCGCCACCCGCGACGGCCGCTGAGGAGGCGGTGCCGGAGCCGAGCGGCTGGCTGCGCGACCGGATGCGCACGGACGGCGAATGGGCGCGCTTCCTCGCCGGGCAGGACCTCGTCTGGCGGCGCGTGCCCCGGACCTGGTACGAAGGCCCGTTCCTGGGCAACGGTTTCCTCGGCGTGCAGGTCTACCGCGAGCCGGGCGCGAACGCGCTGCGGTTCACCGTGGACCACAGCGAGGTGCAGGACCACCGCCCGAAGTTCGGCAACGAATGGGGCGTCGCGCGGCTGCCGGTCGGCCGGGTGCGGCTGACCCCGGTCGGCGAGATCACCGGCGTCGACCTGCGCCTGGTCCTGTGGAACGCCGAGCTGCGCGGCACCGTTTTCACCACCTCGGGTGAACTGGCGATTCGCTCGTTCGTGCAGGCGGAGCGCGAGCTGTTCCACCTGGAGGTCAGCGCGGACGGCGGCGAGCGCGAGTTCGAGCTGGAGTTCACCCCGCTCCCCGCGGTCAGCCCGCGCACCGTTCGCGAGGACCCGCCGGCGAACTTCACCCCCAACCCGCCGCCGGTCACCACCACCGAAGGCGAGCTGACCGTGGTCGTGCAGCCGATGGTCGCGGGTGGGCAGACGGCGACGGCCTACCGCGTGCGCCGCTCGCCGGGTGGCGCGGACCTGCTGCTCTCGACGACCCACAGCTTCCCGGCGGCGGACGCGGAGCAGCGGGTGCGCGCGATCGCCGCCGGGGCCGCCGACGAGCGGGCCCACCGGGACTGGTGGCACACCTTCTACCGGCGCAGCTTCCTGTCCATTCCGGACGGCCTGCTCCAGAGCTTCTACTGGATCCAGCTGTACAAACTCGCCTCGGCGGCCAGGGCGGCGGCGCCGGTGATGGCGACCACCGGACCGTGGATCGAGCCGACGCCGTGGCCGTCGGTGTGGTGGAACCTCAACGCGCAGCTCGAATACTGGCCCGTCTACGGCTCGAACCACCTGGAACTCGACCCGATCCCGCGCACGATCCAGGAGAACCAGCAGGTGCTGGTGGACGGCCTGCGCCCGGAGTACCGGCACGATTCGATGGGCCTGCGCCGCAGCACGGACGCGCGGTTCGCCGACGCCGGGTACGTCGGCGTGCCGAACCCGAACAGCGACGCGGAGATCGGCGACCTGCCGTGGTTACTGCACAACGTGTGGCTGACCTACCGGCACACCATGGACACCTCGGTGCTGCGCGAGGTGTTGTTCCCGGTGCTGACCAAGGCGGTCAACTACTACCTGCACTTCCTCTACCTGGGCCCCGACGGCCGGATGCACCTGCCGCCCACCTTCTCGCCCGAGTACGGCCGCGCGCCCGACTGCAACTACGACCTCGCCCTCATCCGGTGGAGCTGCGCGACGCTGCTGGAGACCGCGAAGATCCTCGGCGTTTCCTCCCCGCTGGAACCCAAGTGGCGCGAGGTGCTGGACAAGCTCGTCGACTACCCGACCGACGCCAACGGGTTCATGGTCGGCGCCGGCGTGCCGTTCGCGAAGTCGCACCGGCACTACTCGCACATGCTCGCGGTCTACCCGCTGTACCTGGTCAACGCCGAAGGCGACCGCGAGTTGATCGAGCGGTCGCTGGAGCACTGGATCAGCTTCGAGGGCGCGTTGCGCGGCTACAGCTTCACCGGCGCCGCCGCCATTTCCGCGCAGCTGAACCGCGGTGACGACGCGCTGGCCCACCTGCGCGAGTTCGTCGCCAGGTTCGCGCAGCCGAACACCAACTACTACGAGGCCGGGCCGGTGATCGAGACGCCGTTGTCCGGGGCGCAGTCCCTGCACGACATGCTGTGCCAGAGCTGGGGCGGGGTGATCCGGATCTTCCCGGCGGTGCCCGGGGCCTGGGCCGACGTGACCCTGCACAACTTCCTGGCCGAGGGCGCGTTCGAGGTGAGTGCCGTGCGCAAGGCCGGGACCACGCGGTTCGTGCGCGTCCGCAGCCTGGCCGGGCAGCCGCTGAAGCTCAAGCCCGGTATCGACGGCCCGCTCACGGTCGCCGGTTCTGGTGGGCGGGTGAAGTGGACCGAACTGCCCGGCGGCCTGCTGGAGATCGACCTGCCGAAGCACGCCGAAGTGCTGGTGCACCGGAAGGGACCCCGGCCGGACCTGGTCATCGAGCCGGTGCGGACCACCGTGCCCGCGCCGCCGTGGGGGCTGCCCGAACTGCCGCCCGGTGGCGCGTCGGTGCCGGTCGACCTCACCGCGTTCCTCGGCAACGACGCGATCACCAGCGAGTTCTACCTCGGTGACGGCGATTTCGACGGCGCGGGCAACACCTATCCCGCCGCGCAGCTGCCGCAGACCGGGAAGGTGGTCGACGACGGCATCGAGTTCACCTTCGTCAACGGCCACGAAGGCACGCCGAACAACGTCGTGCCCGGTGGTGGGCCGATCGCGTTGCCATCGGGGGCGTTCCGCGCGCTGCACCTGCTCGGCGCGAGCGACAACGGCAACACCAACACGAAGATGACCATCACCTACACCGACGGTTCCACCGCGGAGCTGCCGCTGCGGCTCACCGACTGGCGGAACTCCGCCGCGTTCGGGGAAAGCGAGGCGATCACCACCAGCCAGCTGCACGCCAAGGACGGGCCGAAACCGGTGAAGCTGGCGATCTTCCACCAGACGATCGAGCTGGACCCGGCCCGCTCCCCGAAAGCACTCACCCTGCCCGCCGCCACCAGGCCTCGACCGCACCTGTTCGCGATCACCTTGGAAAAGTGA
- a CDS encoding glycoside hydrolase family 97 N-terminal domain-containing protein, whose product MRKRALAAAVLVAGAITVAVPALGAAAERWTITAPGMSARAGGPVAEVALDQAGKLSLGVRRGATTVLEPSALGLEAAHADFTTGLELTGLTQRVVSERYTTVTGRRTQHSLDASELTLKLTSASQQPFELVVREASEFRVPGDADSFLLPYDNGRGDYESAHVHAKLSAQARLSTATPRCSTSATAGWPSWSPMWTAGTAARG is encoded by the coding sequence ATGAGGAAACGCGCGCTGGCGGCCGCCGTGCTGGTGGCCGGTGCGATCACCGTCGCCGTGCCCGCGCTGGGCGCCGCGGCCGAGCGCTGGACGATCACCGCGCCCGGGATGTCCGCGCGGGCCGGTGGTCCGGTCGCGGAGGTGGCGCTGGACCAGGCGGGCAAGCTCAGCCTCGGTGTGCGTCGCGGGGCGACCACCGTGCTGGAGCCTTCGGCACTGGGCCTGGAGGCGGCGCACGCCGACTTCACCACCGGCCTGGAGCTCACCGGCCTGACCCAGCGGGTGGTCAGCGAGCGGTACACCACCGTCACCGGGCGCCGGACCCAGCACAGCCTGGACGCCTCCGAGCTGACGCTGAAGCTGACCAGCGCGTCCCAGCAGCCGTTCGAGCTGGTGGTGCGGGAGGCCTCGGAGTTCCGGGTGCCCGGCGATGCGGACTCCTTCCTGCTGCCCTACGACAACGGCCGCGGCGACTACGAGAGCGCGCACGTGCACGCGAAGCTGTCCGCTCAGGCACGGCTGAGTACGGCTACCCCTCGCTGTTCCACGTCGGCGACAGCTGGCTGGCCGTCATGGAGTCCGATGTGGACGGCCGGTACGGCGGCTCGCGGCTGA
- a CDS encoding glycoside hydrolase family 97 catalytic domain-containing protein — protein MAVMESDVDGRYGGSRLTLDGGSLRLTLPDPAETSTGPLATPWRTMVVGDLATVTESDLVTDLASPSKIADTSWIKPGAAAWSWWADNLVDSGWDASWIPELVAYANARNVKIWLWVRWQTVDTDSEREKLFRQYADWGAVGLKIDFVESDGQDRMRWYDEVFAATAKYRLMLNFHGAPIPRGTERTWPHVVTVEADFTPVTFSGVRPNSDAGELALAVVYESGVQHFADSPANYAKQPLAEQLLRVVPTVWDETRR, from the coding sequence CTGGCCGTCATGGAGTCCGATGTGGACGGCCGGTACGGCGGCTCGCGGCTGACCCTGGACGGCGGCTCGCTCCGGCTCACCCTGCCCGACCCGGCCGAGACCTCGACCGGGCCGCTGGCCACCCCGTGGCGCACGATGGTGGTCGGCGACCTGGCCACGGTCACCGAAAGCGATCTGGTCACCGATCTGGCGAGCCCGTCGAAGATCGCCGACACGTCCTGGATCAAGCCGGGCGCCGCGGCCTGGTCGTGGTGGGCCGACAACCTGGTCGACTCCGGCTGGGACGCGAGCTGGATCCCCGAACTGGTGGCCTACGCGAACGCGCGGAACGTGAAGATCTGGCTGTGGGTGCGGTGGCAGACCGTCGACACCGACAGCGAGCGGGAGAAGCTGTTCCGGCAGTACGCCGACTGGGGCGCGGTCGGGCTCAAGATCGACTTCGTGGAGTCCGACGGGCAGGACCGCATGCGCTGGTACGACGAGGTCTTCGCGGCGACGGCGAAGTACCGGCTGATGCTGAACTTCCACGGCGCGCCCATCCCGCGCGGCACCGAGCGGACCTGGCCGCACGTGGTCACCGTGGAGGCGGACTTCACCCCGGTGACCTTCAGCGGGGTGCGGCCGAACAGCGACGCCGGTGAGCTGGCACTGGCCGTGGTGTACGAGTCCGGGGTGCAGCACTTCGCGGACAGCCCGGCCAACTACGCGAAGCAGCCGCTGGCCGAGCAGCTGCTGCGGGTGGTGCCGACGGTCTGGGACGAGACGCGACGGTGA
- a CDS encoding glycoside hydrolase family 97 C-terminal domain-containing protein, with protein sequence MLAWHSGAEWFVGGIIAGEATRLSTGLGFLPPGNWVAEVYSDGADQKIAFSTRQVTSASVLDLPVAKHGGFTAHLRPAP encoded by the coding sequence GTGCTGGCGTGGCACTCCGGTGCCGAGTGGTTCGTCGGCGGCATCATCGCCGGGGAGGCGACGCGGCTGTCCACCGGTCTCGGCTTCCTCCCGCCCGGGAACTGGGTCGCCGAGGTGTACTCGGACGGTGCCGATCAGAAGATCGCCTTCTCGACGCGGCAGGTGACCTCGGCTTCGGTGCTCGACCTGCCGGTGGCGAAGCACGGCGGGTTCACCGCGCACCTGCGACCCGCGCCCTGA